A region of Centropristis striata isolate RG_2023a ecotype Rhode Island chromosome 17, C.striata_1.0, whole genome shotgun sequence DNA encodes the following proteins:
- the LOC131990162 gene encoding uncharacterized protein LOC131990162 — protein MLLLLGFCIIAGVTAKDAPTMHYRLKNSSLCLLVAETPPYHSATWKFHDRVIIFSNQTTPIYRDKVDYNPKNSSLCIHKLTDTDSGIYTFSFINSQYHASTETHRLIVEETVPRPIIRMSGLHSNLSAELCNGTVNCSIQDDWMFSVCDKDGCRTSQRSLRRLNITITIGNKSIICRGNNYVSTNKVSESTEATCLGKRNPEQPTAIIIVIVVAVCVSLGTFAGFVAKGLSSSQYNHNHQAGVSSARIVQSQPVEALSQSLPRVCTSSSTSQAEACYENVGATEPCRTSSPTVSPREELGSKQSQQIDTVYSFLQVQKATSSLGKSDDSEGHKEVQEASASECVGQNEAEHPAQIDTVYSVLQKPQKKPQHHQ, from the exons ATGCTTCTTCTTCTGggtttttgtattattgcaG GGGTTACAGCAAAAGACGCACCGACGATGCACTACAGGTTGAAGAACAGCTCATTATGTCTACTCGTTGCTGAAACGCCACCATATCATAGCGCCACATGGAAATTTCATGATAGGGTCATTATCTTTTCTAATCAAACCACACCCATCTACAGAGACAAAGTGGATTACAATCCAAAGAACAGCTCGTTGTGTATCCACAAACTCACAGACACAGATAGTGGCATCtatacattttcattcattaattctcAATATCACGCATCAACTGAGACCCACAGACTAATTGTTGAAG AAACTGTTCCTAGACCCATCATCAGAATGTCAGGGCTGCACTCCAACCTGTCTGCTGAATTGTGTAACGGCACAGTCAACTGCTCCATCCAGGACGATTggatgttttctgtttgtgatAAAGACGgctgcagaacatctcagagaTCACTCAGAAGGCTcaacatcaccatcaccatTGGCAACAAATCTATTATCTGCAGAGGCAACAACTACGTCAGCACAAACAAAGTTTCCGAAAGCACAGAGGCAACGT GCTTAGGAAAACGTAACCCAGAACAACCCACTGCCATAATAATTGTAATagttgttgcagtgtgtgtgtccctcGGTACATTTGCTGGTTTTGTGGCTAAGGGGCTCTCTTCATCACAATATAATCACAATCATCAG GCGGGGGTGTCTAGTGCTCGGATAGTACAGAGCCAACCTGTGGAGGCACTGTCACAGTCCCTGCCCAGAGTCTgtacctcctcctccaccagtcAAGCAGAGGCCTGTTATGAAAACGTGGGCGCCACAGAGCCCTGCCGCACCAGCAGCCCGACCGTCAGCCCAAGAGAGGAGTTAGGGTCCAAGCAAAGTCAGCAAATAGACACTGTTTACAGCTTTTTACAGGTACAGAAAGCGACTTCCTCTTTAGGTAAGAGTGATGACAGTGAAGGACACAAGGAGGTTCAAGAGGCCTCGGCGTCAGAGTGTGTCGGCCAGAATGAGGCGGAGCACCCTGCACAAATTGACACGGTGTACAGTGTGTTGcaaaagccacaaaaaaagccacagcaCCACCAATAG